Proteins encoded in a region of the Pelmatolapia mariae isolate MD_Pm_ZW linkage group LG16_19, Pm_UMD_F_2, whole genome shotgun sequence genome:
- the LOC134645890 gene encoding uncharacterized protein LOC134645890 isoform X1 yields the protein MGSGTSRGKRVAPACVSEVNVTKTGADVASPQKDSRPFKPLKIHSVLRNVRNRAQPDCHSEGQESDFSGNEEDIDGELDTVMADYTERESASVKKTPPKKTFIRSKTYGLCHFSQEDAEDDFSSASRLRASGRDQEPRVTHSVSRDVNKKGNSAFAHVKKHTSGCPTEHNSSSQGCLTTEALSEDVPTSEQQPTFDSCHGSSLTTPVILYDGSEEELMDTIEREFS from the exons ATGGGTTCGGGTACAAGCCGAGGAAAAAGAGTCGCACCTGCTTGTGTCAGCGAGGTAAACGTGACCAAAACGGGGGCCGATGTCGCTTCACCTCAAAAGGACAGCCGTCCGTTCAAGCCTCTTAAAATTCACTCAGTTTTGCGCAATGTGCGTAACCGTGCGCAACCTGACTGCCACAGCGAAGGGCAGGAGTCGGACTTTTCTGGGAACGAGGAGGATATTGATGGAGAACTGGACACAGTTATGGCAGAttacacagaaagagagagcgcTTCGGTAAAGAAGACCCCTCCGAAGAAGACGTTCATCAGATCCAAAACATACGGACTGTGTCATTTCAGCCAGGAGGACGCTGAAGACGACTTCAGCTCTGCTTCGAGGCTCCGAGCGTCAGGAAGAGACCAAGAGCCACGTGTCACACACAGTGTGTCAAGAGATGTAAACAAGAAGGGCAACTCTGCCTTCGCGCACGTTAAAAAGCACACATCTGGGTGCCCCACCGAGCACAAT TCCTCCTCACAGGGGTGTTTGACAACAGAGGCTTTGTCGGAAGACGTTCCCACATCAGAACAACAACC GACGTTTGATAGCTGCCATGGCTCTTCTCTCACCACGCCAGTCATCCTGTACGATGGATCAGAAGAGGAGCTGATGGATACCATTGAAAGAGAGTTTAGTTGA
- the LOC134645890 gene encoding uncharacterized protein LOC134645890 isoform X2, translating into MGSGTSRGKRVAPACVSEVNVTKTGADVASPQKDSRPFKPLKIHSVLRNVRNRAQPDCHSEGQESDFSGNEEDIDGELDTVMADYTERESASVKKTPPKKTFIRSKTYGLCHFSQEDAEDDFSSASRLRASGRDQEPRVTHSVSRDVNKKGNSAFAHVKKHTSGCPTEHNGCLTTEALSEDVPTSEQQPTFDSCHGSSLTTPVILYDGSEEELMDTIEREFS; encoded by the exons ATGGGTTCGGGTACAAGCCGAGGAAAAAGAGTCGCACCTGCTTGTGTCAGCGAGGTAAACGTGACCAAAACGGGGGCCGATGTCGCTTCACCTCAAAAGGACAGCCGTCCGTTCAAGCCTCTTAAAATTCACTCAGTTTTGCGCAATGTGCGTAACCGTGCGCAACCTGACTGCCACAGCGAAGGGCAGGAGTCGGACTTTTCTGGGAACGAGGAGGATATTGATGGAGAACTGGACACAGTTATGGCAGAttacacagaaagagagagcgcTTCGGTAAAGAAGACCCCTCCGAAGAAGACGTTCATCAGATCCAAAACATACGGACTGTGTCATTTCAGCCAGGAGGACGCTGAAGACGACTTCAGCTCTGCTTCGAGGCTCCGAGCGTCAGGAAGAGACCAAGAGCCACGTGTCACACACAGTGTGTCAAGAGATGTAAACAAGAAGGGCAACTCTGCCTTCGCGCACGTTAAAAAGCACACATCTGGGTGCCCCACCGAGCACAAT GGGTGTTTGACAACAGAGGCTTTGTCGGAAGACGTTCCCACATCAGAACAACAACC GACGTTTGATAGCTGCCATGGCTCTTCTCTCACCACGCCAGTCATCCTGTACGATGGATCAGAAGAGGAGCTGATGGATACCATTGAAAGAGAGTTTAGTTGA